A single window of Balaenoptera ricei isolate mBalRic1 chromosome 15, mBalRic1.hap2, whole genome shotgun sequence DNA harbors:
- the RMI2 gene encoding recQ-mediated genome instability protein 2, with translation MAAAPTASFPGGCPTSVRLPRSPPFKVLAEQLRRDAEGGPGEWRLSRAAAGRGPLELTAVWMQGTVLAAGGGEARLRDPSGAFSVCGLERVPRGRPCLVPGKYVMVMGVVQACKPEPCLQAVKMTDLSDNPLHESMWELEVEDLHRNIP, from the exons ATGGCGGCGGCGCCCACGGCCTCGTTCCCCGGCGGGTGCCCCACTTCCGTGAGGCTGCCGCGGTCGCCGCCGTTCAAGGTTCTGGCGGAGCAGCTGCGGCGCGACGCGGAGGGCGGCCCGGGCGAGTGGCGGCTGTCGCGGGCGGCGGCGGGCCGCGGGCCGCTGGAGCTGACGGCCGTGTGGATGCAGGGCACGGTGctggcggcgggcggcggcgagGCGCGGCTGCGGGACCCGAGCGGGGCCTTCTCGGTTTGCGGCCTGGAGCGGGTGCCGCGCGGGCGGCCCTGCCTCGTCCCAG GAAAGTATGTGATGGTGATGGGAGTGGTTCAGGCCTGCAAGCCTGAGCCATGCCTGCAGGCTGTGAAGATGACAGATCTTTCTGATAATCCCCTCCATGAAAGCATGTGGGAGCTGGAAGTGGAAGATTTACACAGGAATATTCCTTAG